In Bradyrhizobium manausense, the sequence AGTAACCCCTCATCCGGCGCTTCGCGCCACCTTCTCCAACAAGGGGAGAAGGAAGAGACCTCAGGCCGCGGCCTGGCCCAGCGCGGAGACGATGGTGTCGACGACGTCCTCGACCAGGACGCGGTCCTCGCCCTCGCCCATGACGCGGATCACGGGCTCGGTGCCGGAGGAGCGGATCAGCAAGCGGCCATGGCCGTTGAGGCGCTTCTCGCCGTCGGAGATCGCCGACTTGACGTCGGAATCGTCGAGCGGCTTGCCGCCCTTGTGACGAACGTTCTTGAGGATCTGCGGCAGCGGATCGAAGCGGTGGCAGACTTCCGACACCGGACGACGCGACTTCTGCACCACGGCCAGCACCTGCAGCGCCGCCACAAATCCGTCGCCGGTGGTGGCGTAGTCGGACAGGATGATGTGGCCGGACTGCTCGCCACCGAGATTGTAGCCGCCGCTCAGCATCTGCTCGAGCACGTAGCGATCGCCGACCGGTGTGCGCACCAGGTCGAGCCCCTGCCCTTTCAGGAAGCGCTCGAGGCCGAGATTGGACATCACGGTGGCGACGATGCCCGGACGCGAGAGGCGACCGTCTTCCTTCCAGCTCTGCGCGATCACCGCCAGCAGCTGGTCGCCGTCGACGACATGGCCGCGCTCGTCGACCAGGATGACGCGGTCGGCGTCACCGTCCAGCGCAATGCCGATGTCGGCGCGCATCTCGCGCACCTTCCGCGACAGCGCTTCCGGCGAAGTCGAGCCGCAATCCTTGTTGATGTTGAAGCCATCGGGCTCGACGCCGATCGGCACCACGTCGGCGCCCAATTCCCACAGCGCTTCCGGCACCACCTTGTAGGCGGCGCCATTGGCGCAATCGACCACGACGCGCAGGCCGTCGAGCGAGAGATCGCGCGGCAGCGTGCGCTTGGCGAATTCGATGTAGCGGTCATGCACGCCGTCGATACGGCGGGCCCGGCCGAGGCTCGCGCTCTGCGCCAGCCGCTTCTCGATCGGCTCGTCGAGCAGCTGCTCGATCTGCTTCTCGACGTCGTCGGACAGCTTGAATCCCTGCGGGCCGAACAGCTTGATGCCGTTGTCCTCGAACAGATTGTGCGAGGCCGAAATCATGACGCCGAGATCGGCGCGCATCGACTTGGTGAGCATCGCCACCGCCGGCGTCGGCATCGGGCCGACCAGCAGCACGTCCATGCCGACCGAGGTGAAGCCCGCGACCATCGCGTATTCGATCATGTAGCCGGACAGGCGGGTGTCCTTGCCGATCACGACCCGGTGGCGGTGGTCACCGCGCTGAAACGCAAGGCCGGCGGCCTGGCCGACCTTGAGCGCGAGCTCCGGCGTGATCAGTCCGTTGGCGCGGCCCCGGATCCCGTCCGTCCCGAAATATTTGCGGCTCATATCGTCCCCCACGCAACAACCAGGGATCCCCATTGCAACCTCCGGGTGCCCTGGCGGGACCCGCATCCCTGATTTGCTGGGCGTCTTATAATGCCTGGACGGCTAACTTGGCTTCAAAAAATATGATGAATCATTACGGAACCGGAACCTCGCCCCCCGGGTAAGCTCTTGTTAATCTTATATTTCCGGTTTCAGCGCCGGAATGACGCGGAACTCACCTCAGGGCTTTCGCTTCACGTGGCCGTCCTCGCGGCTCGGTGCCGGCTGGGTGACGTTGACGGGATCGGAGCCCGGAAAGGTCTCTTCCAACCCCTCCTCCAGCGCGTCGTCGAGGTCCTGCTTTTCCTTGATCTGTTCCGGCGAAGGTCCTGTGTGCGGCTTGGTCATGGCGCTCTTCTCGCAAACGATTTGGCTGTGCATCCAACCATGCTAGATGACCCCTAAACCTTGCGACGCAAGACTTGAGAGACGGGCCGGGGAACGTTCATGAAGCACATCACCTGTATCGACGATCTTCGCGCGCTGCATAAGCGCCGCGTGCCGAAGGCATTCTTCGACTATTGCGACCGCGGCTCCTATGCCGAGGAAACGCTGCGCGCCAACCGCGAGGACATGCAGCAGATCAAGTTCCGCCAGCGCATCCTTGTCGACGTCTCCAAGCGCGACACCTCGACCACGATCCTCGGCGAACCCTCGACCATGCCGCTGATCCTGGCGCCGGTCGGCCTGCTCGGCATGCAGCACGGCGACGGCGAGATCCACGCCTGCCGCGCGGCGCAGGCCGCCGGCATCCCGTTCACGCAGTCGACCATGTCGATCTGCTCGATCGAGGATATTGCGGCCGCCGTCGACAAGCCGTTCTGGTTCCAGCTCTACGTGATGAAGGACCGCGGCTTCATCAAGGATCTGGTCCAGCGCGCGATCGCAGCGAAATGCAGCGCGCTGGTGCTCACCGTCGACCTGCAGGTGATCGGCCAGCGGCACGCCGATATCAAGAACGGCATGACGATTCCGCCGGAATGGTCGCTGTCGAAGTTCATCGATTTCGCCACCAAGCCGGCCTGGGTCTCCGGCGTGCTGCAAGGCAAGCGCCGCACCTTCGGCAACATCGCCGGCCACGTGAAGAACACCGAGGACCTCAACCGCCTCGCCGAATGGACCGCCTCGCAGTTCGACACCTCCTTGAACTGGAAGGATGTCGAATGGATCCGCAGCATCTGGCCGGGCAAGCTCATCATCAAGGGCATTCTGGACGTCGAGGACGCCGAGGAAGCGGCCAAGACCGGCGCACAGGCGCTGGTGGTGTCGAACCATGGCGGCCGTCAGCTCGACGGCGCGCCGTCCTCGATCGAGGTGCTGCCCGAGATCGCCGACGCGGTCGGTGATAACATGGAGATCATGTTCGACGGCGGCATCCGCTCCGGCCAGGACGTGATGCGCGCGCTCGCGCTCGGCGCCAAGTCCTGCATGATCGGCCGCGCTTACGCCTACGGCCTGGGGGCCGGCGGCCAGGCCGGCGTCGCCAAGGCGATCGACATCATCCAGAAAGAGCTGCTGACCACGATGGGCCTTTGCGGCGTCAACCGGATCGACGAGATCGACGATCATGTCATCGCTGAGGCGCCGTAGCAGCGGTGCGGGGTGGGCAAAGCGAAAGCGTGCCGTTGCCGACCCGACGAGTTATCAGTTTGATGGAAGCCATCGCCACAATCTGCGCCGTCGTCCTGGCGAAAGCCAGGACGACATGAGCGCTCACATCGGCGGCGTCACGCCGTCGCGACCGACATTGACGCGGTTCGCTTCCAGCGTACCGTCGTCCTTCTTTGCCGCACCGAAGATGATCAGCTTGGCGCCGGGCTTCACTTCCGACCTGTCGCTGGCGACGAAGGTGACGATCGGGGTGTCCGGCGGCACCACGACTTTCTTCTCGCCATCCTTGTACTTCACCGTGATGTTCTGGCCGTCGGTGCCCTTGATCGTCTGCGCGACGGTGGCGTTGGTCATGGTCGAGTTGGCGCGGGCATCCCAGGGACGGAAACCTTCGGCGGCGCCGCGCTGGTTCTCCGGAAAGATGTGCACGGCGATGGCCTTCTGCGTGCCGTCCGGCTCGGGCATGGCGGTGACGCCGATATAGGAGCCCTCCTTGATCTCGGAGAGCTCAGTCTTCACCACGGCGAAGACCGCAACGTTGTCGGTCATGCGCACCTTCACGTCGCTGCCTTCGCGCGTCTTGATGCCCAGCGTGTTGCCGTCGACGCTCTCGATGGCGCCGCGGATGCGGACTGTCGGCGCCTGCTGCGCCGAGACCGATGACGTCACGATGCAGGCGACGAAGGCAGCCGCGGCGGCGCGCGGCATCCAGTTGTTCAGGCTTGGCATGATGGTCCCCTCCAAGGAGTTGCGGCGATCAACGGCAAACCCCGTCCGACCGCCGCTATTCCCTGAATTGCTGATCACATCGGAGGTGTCAGGCCATCGCGGCCGACGCTGACGCGATTGGTCTCGAACGAGCCATCGGGCAATTGCTTCATGGAGGCGATGACCTTGGCGCCGGCCTTCAGCTCCGACTTATCGCCGGGAACGAAGGTCACGACCGGTGTCATATCCGAGACGAACACCTTCTTCTCGCCGTCCTTGTACTTCACCAGCAGGGTGTGGCCGTCATTGCCGACCACGCTCTCGGACACCGTGGCGTTGGTCATGCTGGAATTCGGCTTGAGATCATAGGGCCGCGAACCTTCGCCGGTGCCGCGCATGCTCTCCGGAAACACGTGCACCTCGACCGCGTTGTTGCCGCCATCAGGTCCCGGCACGGTGGTGGCGCCGACGAAGGAGCCGACCTTGATGTCGGCGAGCGCGATCTTGGTGACGCCGGCGACGCGCACGTCTGATGCGATGCGGAGCTTGAAGTCCTCGCCGCTATGCGACTTGACCTGCATGGTGTCACCATTGACGCTCTCGATCGTGCCGCGCACGCGAGTCGGTACCGGCGCCTTTTGCGCGACGGCAGCAAGGGTGGAAGCGGCCACCATCGCAACGGCGATGAGCGGACGCGTGAAATTGGCACGTTGGATCGTCATTGATGTCTCCGATTGTCCCCACGGGGATAGAACGCCGGAGACGGCGCACTATTCTCTCAAGTCTTTGTGAGATCGGCCTCGACCAGTGCGCGCAGCTCCGCGGTCACTTCGGGCCGCTGGCCGAACCAAAGTTCGAAGCCGCGCACCGCCTGGTGCAGGAGCATGCCGAGCCCGTCGGCGGTCTTGAGCCCGCGCGCCCTGGCGGCGGCGAGCAGCGGCGTCACGAGGGGAACGTAGACGAGATCGGTGACGACGGCCTCTGGCGGGAGTCGCGTCACGTCGACTTCGAGCGCGGGCTGGCCGTGCATGCCGAGCGAGGTCGTGTTCACGAGAAGTTTTGCTCGAGGCAGGATCTCGTTGATCCCGTCCCAGGCGAGCGGTTGCACGTTCGGCCCGAATTGCGCCGCGAGCGCCTCGGCCCGCGCCAGGGTGCGATTGGCAAGATGAATGCGCCTGAAGCCGCGTTCGAGCAGGCCGAACACGACAGCGCGCGAGGAGCCGCCGGCGCCCAACACCAGCGCCTCCTCCGCCCTGTCCCAAAGCAGTGCACTGGCGTCGAGATTGCCGAGAAAGCCCTCGACGTCGGTGTTGGTCGAGCGAAGCTCGCCGCCTTCAAACCACAGCGTGTTGGCGGCGCCCACGGCCTTGGCGCGCGCGTCGGGGGTCGACAGCTCCAGCACGCCGACCTTGTGCGGAATGGTGACGTTGGCGCCGACGAAACCGCGCAGCGACAGCCGCAGCACGAAATCCCTGAGATCATCGGGCGGAACGGCCTCGATGACATAGCCGCCTGCGATGCCGAGGGTGCGCAGCCAATAATGATGGATCAGCGGCGAGCGCGAATGCGCGGCCGGCCATCCGATCAAACAGGCTGCGGGCGGTTTGGGCACGGTCGTCACCTTGCAGGATCCCTCCGGGAGATTGTCGCAGGCGATCCATTTCGTGTCCCGCCGGTCCTGTCAAGCAGGCGACGGGTGGTCCGCGACCTCGAGCGCCCCGGGGCTGCTCTTGATGTCGGCGACCGCGCGCTCGATGGTCTCACGATAATGCGCGTGCGGCTCGGTGACGCCATGGGTCAACAGCGCCTGGCGGACGGAGGGCGAGGCACCGGTGATGAGCAGCTGCATGCCCTGGCGATGTGACTTGGCGGCGACGCGGCCGAGCACGTTTGCGGCCGTCGAATCCAGGAATGGCACCGCAGCGAAATCCACCACGAAACCTTTACGCGTGCCGGCAACCTCGTCGAGCACGTTGCCGATCGCGGACGCCGCACCGAAGAAGAACGCACCGGTGATGCGGTAGACCAGCACGTCGCGATCGACCGAGAGCGCGGGATCGTAGGGCACGCGCTCGCCATTGTCAGCGTCGGGACGATCGGCGGCCACCAGCGGCGGGCGCTCTTCGATGCCTGTCATCTCCGCCATGCGATGGATGAACAGCACGGCCCCGAGCGCAAAGCCCACCAGGATTCCTTCGGTGAGATCGCGGAAGATCGTGAGCAGGAAGGTTGCGAGCAGCACGACGGCATCGCCCCATGACGAGCGCAAGAGCGTCGCGAATTCGTGCTTCTCCGCCATGGTCCAGGACACCACGACCAGCACGGCGGCGAGCGCAGCAAGCGGGATGTAGCTCGCGAGCGGCGCTGCGACCAGCATGAACAGCAGCAGGAACACCGAGTGCAACATCCCCGCAAGCGGACCGCGTGCGCCGGCGCGGATATTGGTCGCGGTGCGCGCGATCAGCCCGGTGACGCAGATGCCGCCGAACAGCGCCGCACCGATATTGGCGGCGCCTTGCGCCACCAGTTCGCAATTGGAGCGATGACGGCGTCCGGTCATGCCGTCGGCGACGACCGCCGACAAGAGGGATTCGATCGCGGCCAGCAGCGCGAACGAGATCGCATCCGGCAGCACCGCTTTTGCCTTGGCAAGCGAGAACGCCGGCAGCGCGGGCGACGGCAATTCGCGCGGAATGCCGCCGAAGCGGGATCCGATGGTCTCGATCGGCAGCGACAGCACAGCGGCCGCGATCGCCGCGAGCACGACCGCGATCAGGATGCCGGGCCAGGATGGTCGCCAGCGCCGCAGGCCGGCGATGATGGCGATGCAGACGAGAGCAAGGCCAAGCGCGGACGGATTGACGGTGTGCAGACCGCTCGCGAGCGCGACGAGTTTCGGCACGAACTCACTCGGCTCCTTCCCCGCGAGCGTGATGCCTGAGAGATCGCGGAGCTGGCTGGCAAAAATGATCACGGCGATGCCGGCGGTGAAGCCGACCGTGACCGGATAGGGAATGAACTTGATGTAGGTGCCGATGCGCAGGAGACCGGCGGCGATCAGGACCATGCCCGCCATCATGGTGGCGAGGATCACGCCATCGACGCCGTGCCGCTCCGCGGTGACCGCGACCAGCACGATGAAGGCGCCTGCGGGACCGCCGACCTGGAAACGGCTGCCACCGAGCAGCGACACGATGAAGCCGCCGACGACGGCAGTGTAGAGCCCCCGATCCGGCGTCACGCCCGAGGCGATCGCGATCGCCATCGACAGCGGCAGTGCCACGATCGCGACGGTGAGGCCGGCGAACACGTCGGCGCGGAAATCCGCGAAGCCATAACCCTCGCGCCAGACCGTGACGATCTTTGGCAAATACAGTTCGGCAAAGGTCGGCTGACGCAACGGACGCAGCCCGCGCACGTGATCGCTGGTGATGCTCATGCGGCCCCCACAATGCTTCCCTGCATCGTGCGGCCGCGATCCCGGACGCGACGGTGCGGTTAGCTCCTCTGTTGTCCAGACACGATCATCGCGATCATGCCCCGACGCGGCGCGGCGGCCCCGGCTCCTTCAGGCGAACGCCCCGTCCGCCGCTGTCGCTGCGCACCTGCTCGCCGATCAGCTCGACGCCGGCCCGGTCGAACGCCTCGACCACCTTGATCAAGGTCTCGACCACGCCACGCACATTGCCGGTGGAGGCCTCCATCCGCTGGATGGTCGGCAACGACACGCCGGCAAGCTCGGCCAGGGTTTTCTGGTCGATGCCGAGCAGCGCGCGGGCTGC encodes:
- the glmM gene encoding phosphoglucosamine mutase, with product MSRKYFGTDGIRGRANGLITPELALKVGQAAGLAFQRGDHRHRVVIGKDTRLSGYMIEYAMVAGFTSVGMDVLLVGPMPTPAVAMLTKSMRADLGVMISASHNLFEDNGIKLFGPQGFKLSDDVEKQIEQLLDEPIEKRLAQSASLGRARRIDGVHDRYIEFAKRTLPRDLSLDGLRVVVDCANGAAYKVVPEALWELGADVVPIGVEPDGFNINKDCGSTSPEALSRKVREMRADIGIALDGDADRVILVDERGHVVDGDQLLAVIAQSWKEDGRLSRPGIVATVMSNLGLERFLKGQGLDLVRTPVGDRYVLEQMLSGGYNLGGEQSGHIILSDYATTGDGFVAALQVLAVVQKSRRPVSEVCHRFDPLPQILKNVRHKGGKPLDDSDVKSAISDGEKRLNGHGRLLIRSSGTEPVIRVMGEGEDRVLVEDVVDTIVSALGQAAA
- a CDS encoding alpha-hydroxy acid oxidase → MKHITCIDDLRALHKRRVPKAFFDYCDRGSYAEETLRANREDMQQIKFRQRILVDVSKRDTSTTILGEPSTMPLILAPVGLLGMQHGDGEIHACRAAQAAGIPFTQSTMSICSIEDIAAAVDKPFWFQLYVMKDRGFIKDLVQRAIAAKCSALVLTVDLQVIGQRHADIKNGMTIPPEWSLSKFIDFATKPAWVSGVLQGKRRTFGNIAGHVKNTEDLNRLAEWTASQFDTSLNWKDVEWIRSIWPGKLIIKGILDVEDAEEAAKTGAQALVVSNHGGRQLDGAPSSIEVLPEIADAVGDNMEIMFDGGIRSGQDVMRALALGAKSCMIGRAYAYGLGAGGQAGVAKAIDIIQKELLTTMGLCGVNRIDEIDDHVIAEAP
- a CDS encoding shikimate dehydrogenase, producing the protein MPKPPAACLIGWPAAHSRSPLIHHYWLRTLGIAGGYVIEAVPPDDLRDFVLRLSLRGFVGANVTIPHKVGVLELSTPDARAKAVGAANTLWFEGGELRSTNTDVEGFLGNLDASALLWDRAEEALVLGAGGSSRAVVFGLLERGFRRIHLANRTLARAEALAAQFGPNVQPLAWDGINEILPRAKLLVNTTSLGMHGQPALEVDVTRLPPEAVVTDLVYVPLVTPLLAAARARGLKTADGLGMLLHQAVRGFELWFGQRPEVTAELRALVEADLTKT
- a CDS encoding SulP family inorganic anion transporter, with product MSITSDHVRGLRPLRQPTFAELYLPKIVTVWREGYGFADFRADVFAGLTVAIVALPLSMAIAIASGVTPDRGLYTAVVGGFIVSLLGGSRFQVGGPAGAFIVLVAVTAERHGVDGVILATMMAGMVLIAAGLLRIGTYIKFIPYPVTVGFTAGIAVIIFASQLRDLSGITLAGKEPSEFVPKLVALASGLHTVNPSALGLALVCIAIIAGLRRWRPSWPGILIAVVLAAIAAAVLSLPIETIGSRFGGIPRELPSPALPAFSLAKAKAVLPDAISFALLAAIESLLSAVVADGMTGRRHRSNCELVAQGAANIGAALFGGICVTGLIARTATNIRAGARGPLAGMLHSVFLLLFMLVAAPLASYIPLAALAAVLVVVSWTMAEKHEFATLLRSSWGDAVVLLATFLLTIFRDLTEGILVGFALGAVLFIHRMAEMTGIEERPPLVAADRPDADNGERVPYDPALSVDRDVLVYRITGAFFFGAASAIGNVLDEVAGTRKGFVVDFAAVPFLDSTAANVLGRVAAKSHRQGMQLLITGASPSVRQALLTHGVTEPHAHYRETIERAVADIKSSPGALEVADHPSPA
- a CDS encoding helix-turn-helix domain-containing protein is translated as MITSFQMRAARALLGIDQKTLAELAGVSLPTIQRMEASTGNVRGVVETLIKVVEAFDRAGVELIGEQVRSDSGGRGVRLKEPGPPRRVGA